The DNA window CTGCTGGTATTTCTCTTCGAGGCGCGGCAACTGCGACAGCTCCCAGGCGGTCATTGCGTCGGCGGATTCGCGGGCCGCGAACAGCTCTTCGAAGGACGATCGGACCGCCTCGCATACCGCTTCCGCCGTTGGCGGCTTCGCAACCAGCTGCCACACCCCGATGCCCTCGAGACCCTCGGGGGCGCTCGGCGGCTTCACCATGGACCATAGCTCGGAATCGACGGTGAAGAGCAGGGCCCCGTGCTGGAGAAAGCTCAGGCGATTGCGGCGCATTGCGCTGGGAACGAGCTTCCTGCCCGATGACGTGATCTCGTGAGCGCTCGGAGTCGCGAGGCAGGGAAGGCTGAGCGGCGGATGTGCAGAGGTGTCGGTGATGTTCTGCACTCCGGGCGAGTCGAGCGGAACGCCAATCCGGGCACAAACCTTGCGGAAGACGTCGTTGATGGCCGTGTAGATTCCGCGAACCGAAAGCCCGGAAAAGGCGCCGGTCGCCGGCGAGGTGACGCTCCAAGTGAGCTCGTGCTGATGGAGGAGAGCTCGTCCCCCGGTGATTCGTCGAACGCATTCGATCCCTCTTGCGGCGCAGGCCTCGAGGTCGACGGCATCACGAGCCGTTTGATTGTGGCCGAGGGTGATGGTCGGGCGTCGGAAGCGATACAGCCGAACCGTGGGAATTGCCCGCGTTCTCGATGACGAGAGGAAGAGCATCTC is part of the Vicinamibacteria bacterium genome and encodes:
- a CDS encoding biotin/lipoate A/B protein ligase family protein, with protein sequence MRWRLLVDEPTDGVRNMAIDEMLFLSSSRTRAIPTVRLYRFRRPTITLGHNQTARDAVDLEACAARGIECVRRITGGRALLHQHELTWSVTSPATGAFSGLSVRGIYTAINDVFRKVCARIGVPLDSPGVQNITDTSAHPPLSLPCLATPSAHEITSSGRKLVPSAMRRNRLSFLQHGALLFTVDSELWSMVKPPSAPEGLEGIGVWQLVAKPPTAEAVCEAVRSSFEELFAARESADAMTAWELSQLPRLEEKYQQWLPAPRTPMC